The DNA region CCGCCTCCAGCCGCTGGACGACACCGGCAGCCCGCTCGGACCGCCGGAGACCGTCCGTGACCTCGCCGCCGCGGTCGCCGCCCGGGAGGCCTCGAGCCGTGATGATGCTCCGGGGCCCCGCTGGGTCTGGGCCGCCGCCGACTCCGGGTACGCCCCACTGCTGCCCCGGCTGCCCGACCGGCTCGCCCGCTGCCACGACCTGCGGCTGGTCGAGGCCCTGCTGCTGGGCCACGAGGGCCGCTTCGGCGCGCCGCGCTCGCTCGGCGCCGCCTGGTCCCGGCTGCGCGGCCTGCCCGTCCCGGACGACCTGCCCGAACCGGGCCTGGCCGACGCGGACGACGGACAGGACACCCTGTTCGCCCCCGACCGGCTGCAACTGCCGCCCGGCGCCGACCCGTTGGACGCCGTCGTCGCCGTGCACGCCGAACAGCAGCGGCGGATCGCCGCCATCGGCGACCCGGCCGCCCGGCAGCGCTTCCGGCTGCTGGTCGCCGCCGAGTCGGCCGGCGCCCTGGTGGCCGCCGAGATGGCCCACGACGGCCTGCCCTGGCGCTCCGACGTCCACGACGAACTGCTCACCGACCTGCTCGGCCCCCGCCCCACCGTCCCCGGCACCCAGCCCCGGGTGCTCGCCGACCTCGCCGTCGAACTCCACCAGGCCCTCGGCGCCAAGCCGTTCAACCCCGACTCGCACACCCAGGTGCTGCGCGCCTTCGCCGAGGCCGGCATCCAGCTCGGCTCCACCCGCTCCTGGGAGCTCAAGGGCATCGACCACCCGGCCGCCCGACTGCTGGTCCGCTACAAGGAGCTGTCCCGGATCCACGTCGCCCACGGCTGGGCCTGGCAGGACGCCTGGGCCCGCGGCGGCCGCTTCCGGCCCGAGTACGTGGTCGGCGGCGTGGTCTCCGGCCGCTGGGCCAGCCGCGGCGGCGGCGCCCTGCAGATCCCGCGCATCCTGCGCCGCGCCGTGGTCGCCGACCCGGGCTGGCTGCTGGTGGTCGCCGACGCCGCCCAACTCGAGCCGCGGGTGCTCGCGGCGCTCTCCCAGGACGCCGGACTGGCCCGCACCGCCGCCGGCGGCGACCTCTACGAGGCGCT from Kitasatospora cathayae includes:
- a CDS encoding bifunctional 3'-5' exonuclease/DNA polymerase; this translates as MAPRTALVPDPHGPGGRLQPLDDTGSPLGPPETVRDLAAAVAAREASSRDDAPGPRWVWAAADSGYAPLLPRLPDRLARCHDLRLVEALLLGHEGRFGAPRSLGAAWSRLRGLPVPDDLPEPGLADADDGQDTLFAPDRLQLPPGADPLDAVVAVHAEQQRRIAAIGDPAARQRFRLLVAAESAGALVAAEMAHDGLPWRSDVHDELLTDLLGPRPTVPGTQPRVLADLAVELHQALGAKPFNPDSHTQVLRAFAEAGIQLGSTRSWELKGIDHPAARLLVRYKELSRIHVAHGWAWQDAWARGGRFRPEYVVGGVVSGRWASRGGGALQIPRILRRAVVADPGWLLVVADAAQLEPRVLAALSQDAGLARTAAGGDLYEALAASAFQGDRDKAKLGLLGAMYGQTSGDIGPLLNTLRRRYPAAMGYVEAAARTGEDGGVVTSRLGRVCPPASAAFLDLTEADTSGETGGRTARARGRFTRNFVIQASAADWALALLAALRRRLNELPVPVPADRPHLVFFQHDEVIVHTPANLAEAVAAAVAEAADEARRLVFADTPVRFPLSTAVVDCYADAK